A region of the Sphingomonas sp. S2-65 genome:
CTGGGGCGGTGAGGGCTGGCGGAGAGCAGGGCGAGGATGTCAGGGTTTTCGCTAAGCTGGAGGGTGGAGGGCGCTTCGCCTTTCTTCAGCTTCTGCTCGGCGGCCTCGACGTGCCAGTCCCCTACCGCGGCGACCATTATGGCGGCGTCGGCCGGGAGTGCGGCGGCGACGGCATTGGCCATTTCGCGGGCGGTCTCGACATCTACGCGCGTGACGCCAGAGGGCGTCGGGGCAGTTACGGGGCCGCTAACGAGGGTGACGCGGGCACCTAGTTGAGCGAGGGCGGCGGCGATGGCGAAGCCCTGTTTGCCCGAGGAGCGGTTGGCGATGTAGCGCACCGGGTCGATCGGCTCGTGGGTAGGGCCGGCGGTGACCAGTATATGGCGGCCGCTGAGCATCTGGTTGACGCCAAAACATGTTTGGACGTGATCAAGTAGCGCGGCCGGTTCGGGCAGGCGGCCCGGGCCGTACTCGCCGCAAGCCATTGGACCTTCGTCGGGTTCGATGATCGTTACGCCATCGGAACGAAGCTGGGCGACGTTGCGCCGAGTGGCGGGATGCTGCCACATGCGGACGTTCATCGCGGGCGCGGCCATCACCGGCTTGTCGGTGGCGAGCAACAGCGTCGTGGCGAGATCGTCGGCGATGCCGGCGGCCATCTTGGCCAGCAGGTCTGCGGTGGCAGGGGCGACCACGACCAGGTCGGCCTCGCGGCTGAGCTGGATATGGCCCATTTCCGTCTCGTCCTTCAGGTCCCACAGCGTCGTGTAGACCTGGTTCTCGGACAAAGCGGCGAGCGTCATCGGCGTGACGAAATGCTGCGCACCCTCGGTCAGCACGCACTTCACCGAAATGCCCGCCTTGCGGCACAGGCGAACGAACTCGCACGCCTTATAGGCAGCGATGCCGCCGCCGACGATCAGCAGGATCCGCTTCATCGCGTCACCCTTGTCACCGTTATGCGGCGTTTGTCGAGCGCCCGCGCCACCAGGTCGCGCAAGCCATCGGGTACGAATACCAGCCCGACGAGGAAGAGCGGGGCGACGATCAGCGCCCAATAGAAGTTCTCGGGGCGGGCGAAGACGCCGATCAGAGCGCCGTAGGCGATCAGCACCACCAGAAAGCGGTGTCCCAGCGGATCGGCCCAGCTCGCCCAGCCGAACAATATCAGACCGACCAGCAGGGCACCGCCCCAGAGCGGCAGGAATTGAAGCACGGTCGAGAGCGTCACCGCCTTCACGAAGAAGCCGGCGCCGAGCAACCCCGTCCAGCCGGGCAAGATCGCGTCGAGCGGACTGGTGGCGCCCATGACGGCATGGGCATGCGCCGCAAGCGCCAGGCCGAACAAGAGCAGTGCGGCAACCCAGCCGCGTGCCTCCGCCCGTGCGCCGTCGCGCCAGGCGAGTGCCGCCATTACCACGACGTACAGCGCCGCGGTCTCGCGGATCAGCATGGCGGCGAGGGCGAGCGCGACGGCCTCCATCCAACGCCCCGGCCTGCGGAGGGCAAGCGACAAGGCGATCAGCAGCCCAGCCCACAGATCATGGAGCGCCCACAGAGCCGGCTGGAGCAAGGCCAGCATCGAACCGAGCAGCAGGACGCTGGCGGCGGCGCGTGGCGCCCAGCCGGGCAGCACCTCGCCCAGGCGTAGCCCCCAGGCGGCCGCGGTGACCGCGGCGAGCAGCACGAGCAACAGGGAAGGGCCCCAATCGGGCAACGCGGCCTGGACGGTGGCCAGCGCGGGCATCCGCACGGTCACGAACGGCCGCAGCGGATAGCGACCGGCCCGCATCGCGTCCGTGGCGACGGTGTAATAGTCACCCGCGTCGCTGCGGACGCCGGCGACGATCTTTTCATACAGCACCACATCGGAGTCGTGCGC
Encoded here:
- the coaBC gene encoding bifunctional phosphopantothenoylcysteine decarboxylase/phosphopantothenate--cysteine ligase CoaBC; this translates as MKRILLIVGGGIAAYKACEFVRLCRKAGISVKCVLTEGAQHFVTPMTLAALSENQVYTTLWDLKDETEMGHIQLSREADLVVVAPATADLLAKMAAGIADDLATTLLLATDKPVMAAPAMNVRMWQHPATRRNVAQLRSDGVTIIEPDEGPMACGEYGPGRLPEPAALLDHVQTCFGVNQMLSGRHILVTAGPTHEPIDPVRYIANRSSGKQGFAIAAALAQLGARVTLVSGPVTAPTPSGVTRVDVETAREMANAVAAALPADAAIMVAAVGDWHVEAAEQKLKKGEAPSTLQLSENPDILALLSASPHRPRLVVGFAAETEKVVEHATAKRLLKGADWIVANDVSGDVMGGADNTVHLVTADGVEDWEKMPKDRVARRLAERIAHAL